The Thiorhodovibrio litoralis genome includes a window with the following:
- a CDS encoding PilZ domain-containing protein yields MEGEKKSGRQRILSFAIKDKNALYAAYMPFVKNGGLFIPTNKRYQLGDELFLLLQLMTESERIPVAGKIIWITPVGAEGNRAVGVGIQFSDQDKGIARRKIEEYLAGALESDRSTHTM; encoded by the coding sequence ATGGAAGGCGAGAAAAAATCCGGGCGACAACGCATTCTCAGCTTTGCCATTAAGGATAAGAATGCGCTTTATGCCGCCTATATGCCCTTTGTCAAAAACGGCGGGCTCTTCATACCGACGAACAAACGCTATCAGCTCGGCGATGAGCTGTTTTTGCTGCTGCAATTGATGACCGAGTCCGAGCGCATTCCCGTTGCCGGCAAGATTATCTGGATCACTCCGGTCGGTGCCGAGGGCAATCGCGCCGTCGGTGTCGGCATTCAGTTCAGTGATCAGGACAAAGGCATCGCCCGGCGCAAGATCGAGGAATACCTCGCCGGTGCGCTCGAGTCCGACCGCAGCACCCATACCATGTGA
- a CDS encoding DNA polymerase III subunit delta' has product MSDQAALPIPERGQGFPPWLEAHWQRLWSAHRGKRLGHAWLLAGPVGLGKRHFAERLARALLCQHPAENGAPCGTCGECRLIDAGSHPDLQRIVPDAESASGEIKVEAIRALIGLENLTSHRGHYKVIEIVPAEAMTRTAANSLLKTLEEPTDRTLLLLIADDATRLPATIRSRCQHLVFVPPAESQALPWLTAAIGAPPAPPELLLRLAQGAPLRALSMAQADYLDMRRQGFSQFLAVAEGREDPLAVAAAWQSRDVPALLEIALGWVCDIARLAGAPQSDYLGNPDLREVLQGLAARLPRERLHEFARQLMRARSLVQSSVNKQLLLESLMMRWAQLAATRAGPSRSC; this is encoded by the coding sequence ATGAGCGACCAGGCGGCTTTACCGATCCCTGAACGCGGCCAGGGGTTCCCGCCCTGGCTCGAGGCGCATTGGCAGCGACTCTGGAGTGCGCATCGCGGCAAGCGACTCGGGCATGCCTGGCTGTTGGCTGGCCCGGTCGGGCTTGGCAAGCGGCACTTTGCCGAGCGTTTGGCGCGCGCGCTCTTGTGTCAGCACCCGGCGGAAAATGGTGCCCCTTGTGGTACTTGCGGTGAATGTCGCCTGATCGACGCCGGCAGTCATCCGGATTTGCAGCGCATTGTGCCCGATGCCGAGAGCGCGAGCGGGGAGATCAAGGTTGAAGCAATCCGCGCGCTGATCGGGCTCGAGAATCTCACTAGCCATCGTGGGCACTACAAGGTCATCGAGATTGTGCCGGCCGAGGCGATGACTCGGACCGCCGCCAACAGTCTTCTCAAGACCCTTGAAGAACCGACCGATCGCACCCTGCTGCTGCTGATTGCTGACGATGCGACTCGGCTTCCGGCGACCATTCGCAGTCGCTGCCAGCATCTGGTCTTTGTGCCGCCCGCGGAATCTCAGGCGTTGCCCTGGTTGACCGCTGCGATTGGGGCTCCGCCAGCGCCGCCCGAGTTGCTGTTGCGCCTGGCCCAAGGTGCGCCCCTGCGCGCGCTCAGCATGGCGCAGGCGGACTACCTCGACATGCGCCGGCAAGGTTTTTCCCAGTTTCTGGCAGTTGCCGAAGGACGCGAAGACCCCTTGGCAGTCGCTGCTGCCTGGCAGTCGCGGGATGTTCCCGCGCTGCTCGAGATCGCCTTGGGCTGGGTGTGCGATATCGCGCGCCTCGCCGGTGCTCCGCAGTCGGACTATCTCGGCAATCCGGACTTGCGCGAGGTGCTGCAAGGACTGGCGGCGCGCCTGCCGCGCGAGCGGTTGCATGAGTTTGCGCGGCAGCTGATGCGGGCTCGCTCGCTTGTGCAGTCCTCGGTCAACAAGCAATTGTTGCTCGAGTCGCTGATGATGCGCTGGGCGCAGTTGGCCGCCACGCGCGCCGGGCCGTCAAGATCCTGCTGA
- the tmk gene encoding dTMP kinase — MNEADALSPGRLRGRFITLEGIEGAGKSTQCETLAAALNELGIPFVQTREPGGAPIAERIRALLLDPDHKGLCAQAELLLVFAARAEHLAHTVRPALESGTWVLCDRFTDASFAYQGGGRGLPTESIAALESLVQGELRPDLTFLFDLPAELGLQRAKARATPDRFEAETLSFFERARSVYLARAEQNPGRFRVLDATQAVALVGQQVRELVIEFAAAFGSGAGGVGAKGR; from the coding sequence ATGAATGAGGCGGATGCGTTGAGTCCAGGGCGCTTGCGCGGGCGTTTCATCACGCTCGAGGGCATTGAAGGCGCTGGCAAATCGACCCAATGCGAGACCCTGGCTGCGGCCCTGAACGAGCTTGGCATTCCCTTCGTGCAGACACGTGAGCCGGGTGGGGCGCCCATTGCCGAGCGCATTCGCGCGCTGCTGCTCGATCCGGACCACAAAGGCCTGTGCGCCCAGGCCGAGTTGCTTCTGGTCTTTGCTGCGCGCGCCGAGCATCTGGCGCATACCGTGCGCCCGGCGCTGGAGTCCGGCACCTGGGTGTTGTGCGACCGCTTTACCGACGCGAGCTTCGCTTATCAGGGCGGCGGACGTGGTCTTCCAACCGAGTCCATCGCCGCGCTCGAATCCCTGGTCCAGGGTGAGCTCCGTCCGGACCTGACGTTTCTGTTCGACTTACCGGCCGAGCTTGGCCTGCAGCGCGCCAAAGCGCGCGCGACCCCGGACCGTTTCGAGGCCGAAACACTGAGTTTTTTTGAGCGCGCGCGCAGCGTCTACCTGGCGCGTGCCGAGCAGAACCCCGGACGCTTTCGGGTGCTGGATGCCACTCAGGCTGTCGCCCTGGTTGGTCAACAGGTGCGCGAGCTTGTGATCGAATTCGCTGCCGCCTTTGGATCTGGCGCTGGTGGCGTTGGCGCTAAAGGGCGATGA
- the mltG gene encoding endolytic transglycosylase MltG yields MKNTLIALMLLVGLGAGAGYFLWQDYQRFLSTPIDLTALAADHDTVDRDGAEHGSAENGPADDDPAKDDHAGNELGDNDSADDGLASDDRASDDQASDDQASDDQASDDQASDDQASDDQASDDQASDDQASDDQAGKAAPVPEQLVLEVPLGEGLRSLASRLAADGLIGNAHHLIALAYNRQQADQIKAGEYALTPGMTPPQLLDLLVSGRSVQYPVTLIEGRSFREVLADIAAAPGFKHELEGMSDAEIREALDLDIDHLEGWFFPDTYLFRRGASDVQVLRRAHERMREVLAEEWGQREADLPIATPYEALILASVIEKETGLGSERPEIAGVFERRLHKGMRLQTDPTVIYGLGEDFDGNLTRAHLETDSPYNTYTRAGLPPTPIALPGRAAIHAALHPKDGDTLYFVARGDGSHYFSASLDEHNCAVQRFQRGGQCDPTRFR; encoded by the coding sequence ATGAAAAACACTCTGATCGCCCTGATGCTGCTGGTCGGTCTCGGCGCGGGCGCAGGCTATTTTCTGTGGCAGGATTACCAGCGCTTTTTGTCCACGCCCATTGATCTGACTGCCCTCGCCGCGGACCATGACACAGTGGACCGCGACGGTGCTGAGCATGGCTCTGCAGAAAATGGTCCGGCTGACGATGATCCAGCCAAAGATGATCACGCCGGCAATGAGCTAGGCGACAATGATTCAGCCGACGATGGTCTAGCCAGCGATGATCGAGCCAGCGATGATCAAGCCAGCGATGATCAAGCCAGCGATGATCAAGCCAGCGATGATCAAGCCAGCGATGATCAAGCCAGCGATGATCAAGCCAGCGATGATCAAGCCAGCGATGATCAAGCCAGCGATGATCAAGCCGGCAAGGCTGCGCCTGTTCCTGAGCAGCTCGTTCTCGAGGTCCCTCTCGGCGAGGGGCTGCGCTCGCTGGCAAGCCGGTTGGCGGCAGATGGCCTGATCGGCAACGCGCATCATTTGATCGCGTTGGCCTATAACCGCCAGCAGGCGGATCAAATCAAAGCCGGCGAATATGCCCTGACCCCGGGGATGACCCCGCCGCAACTGCTCGATCTGCTCGTTTCCGGGCGCTCCGTCCAATATCCGGTGACTCTGATCGAAGGGCGCAGCTTTCGCGAGGTGCTCGCTGATATCGCCGCGGCGCCAGGATTCAAGCACGAGCTCGAAGGGATGAGTGATGCCGAGATACGCGAGGCGCTCGATCTCGACATCGATCATCTTGAGGGATGGTTCTTTCCGGATACCTATTTGTTCCGCCGCGGAGCAAGTGATGTTCAGGTCTTGCGCCGCGCACATGAGCGCATGCGCGAGGTACTGGCCGAAGAGTGGGGGCAACGCGAGGCTGATCTTCCAATTGCTACCCCTTACGAGGCGCTGATTCTCGCATCGGTGATCGAGAAAGAAACCGGCCTTGGCAGCGAGCGCCCGGAAATTGCGGGCGTTTTCGAGCGGCGTCTGCACAAAGGCATGCGCTTGCAGACCGATCCGACCGTCATCTACGGGCTGGGCGAGGACTTCGACGGCAACCTGACGCGTGCCCATCTTGAGACGGATTCACCTTACAACACTTACACCCGCGCGGGACTTCCGCCAACGCCCATCGCCCTGCCTGGGCGTGCCGCCATTCATGCCGCGCTGCATCCCAAGGATGGCGATACGCTTTATTTCGTTGCTCGCGGCGATGGCAGCCACTATTTTTCCGCCTCGCTCGATGAACATAACTGCGCCGTGCAACGCTTCCAGCGGGGCGGTCAGTGCGATCCAACGCGGTTTCGATGA
- the fabF gene encoding beta-ketoacyl-ACP synthase II, translating to MSGRRVVVTGLGIISPVGLNIASAWDSILNGRSGIQTITHFDVAPFSTRFGGPIYDFDATEYVSKKELRKMDAFIHYGMAAGTQAIIHSGLEVTDENRARIGVAVGSGIGGITGIENNYGAYLSGGPRKISPFFVPANIVNMVAGNLSIKYGLRGPNYSIVSACSTGTHNIGEAALMIRHGMVDVMIAGGAEMATSPVGLGGFAAARALSTRNDDPQRASRPFDKDRDGFVLSDGAGIMVLEEYEMARARGATIHAELVGMGMNSDAYHMTAPSEDGLGACNCMKLALADAGLNPEQIDYINAHGTSTPAGDIAEVKGVKLAMGDHAKHVAVSSTKSMTGHMLGAAGGVEAIFSVLALRDQVAPPTINHETPDPNCDLDVVPNQAREMPIQYALSNSFGFGGTNGTLIFAKA from the coding sequence ATGTCAGGTAGAAGGGTCGTCGTTACCGGCTTGGGTATTATTTCCCCCGTCGGGCTCAATATCGCCTCCGCCTGGGACAGCATCCTGAATGGCCGCAGCGGCATTCAGACCATTACGCACTTCGATGTGGCGCCCTTCAGCACGCGTTTTGGCGGTCCCATTTACGACTTCGACGCGACCGAGTATGTCTCGAAGAAAGAGCTGCGCAAGATGGATGCCTTCATCCATTACGGCATGGCCGCGGGCACCCAGGCGATCATCCACTCCGGGCTTGAGGTCACTGATGAAAATCGCGCCCGCATCGGTGTCGCGGTTGGTTCGGGGATCGGTGGCATTACCGGAATCGAAAACAACTACGGCGCCTATCTAAGCGGCGGACCACGCAAGATTTCGCCTTTCTTCGTTCCGGCCAACATCGTCAATATGGTGGCTGGTAACCTGTCGATTAAGTATGGCCTCAGAGGGCCGAACTACTCCATCGTTTCCGCTTGCAGCACCGGTACGCACAATATCGGCGAAGCGGCTCTGATGATTCGTCACGGCATGGTGGACGTCATGATCGCCGGTGGTGCTGAAATGGCGACCTCGCCGGTTGGTCTCGGCGGCTTCGCCGCCGCGCGCGCTCTCTCCACTCGCAACGATGATCCTCAGCGGGCCAGTCGCCCGTTTGATAAGGATCGCGACGGCTTCGTGCTGAGCGACGGTGCCGGCATCATGGTGCTTGAGGAGTACGAAATGGCGCGTGCCCGGGGCGCCACCATCCATGCCGAACTGGTTGGCATGGGCATGAACTCCGACGCCTACCATATGACCGCCCCATCAGAGGATGGCCTGGGCGCCTGTAACTGCATGAAACTGGCCTTGGCCGATGCCGGGCTGAATCCCGAGCAAATCGACTACATCAACGCTCACGGAACCTCCACCCCGGCAGGCGATATTGCCGAGGTTAAGGGCGTCAAGCTGGCGATGGGTGATCACGCCAAGCACGTGGCCGTGAGCTCAACCAAGTCGATGACCGGACACATGCTTGGCGCGGCCGGTGGTGTCGAGGCCATTTTCTCTGTGCTGGCTCTGCGCGATCAGGTCGCTCCGCCGACCATTAATCATGAAACCCCTGATCCCAACTGCGATCTGGATGTGGTGCCCAACCAGGCCCGCGAAATGCCGATACAGTATGCGCTCAGCAATTCGTTCGGCTTTGGCGGCACCAACGGAACACTGATATTCGCAAAGGCTTGA
- the acpP gene encoding acyl carrier protein: protein MSSVEERVQKIVVEQLGVKEEEVTSEASFVDDLGADSLDTVELVMALEEEFETEIPDEDAEKITTVKQAVDYINAHLG from the coding sequence ATGAGCAGCGTTGAAGAGCGAGTCCAGAAAATTGTTGTCGAACAGTTGGGAGTCAAGGAAGAAGAAGTCACTTCGGAGGCTTCCTTCGTTGACGATCTTGGTGCCGATTCGCTCGATACCGTCGAACTGGTCATGGCACTTGAAGAGGAATTCGAGACTGAAATTCCGGACGAGGACGCCGAGAAAATCACGACCGTCAAGCAGGCGGTTGATTACATCAACGCCCATTTGGGCTAG
- the fabG gene encoding 3-oxoacyl-ACP reductase FabG: MENEIALVTGASRGIGRAIALALGQAGARVAGTATTEDGAGRIQQELNDQGIQALGLCMNVTDTASMDAALDRIASELGGPPSILVNNAGVTRDNLMMRMKDEEWDTIIATNLSAVFHLTKRCMRAMTKARHGRIINITSVVGFSGNAGQTNYAAAKAGLVGFSKSLAREIGARGVTVNCVAPGFIDTDMTSSLPESHREALLANIPLGRLGQAEEVAAAVAFLASPQAGYITGETVHVNGGMLMG, translated from the coding sequence TGGGGCAAGTCGCGGCATCGGTCGCGCCATTGCTCTGGCCCTTGGTCAAGCCGGCGCGCGTGTCGCCGGGACGGCCACCACCGAAGATGGCGCGGGGCGGATTCAGCAAGAGCTCAACGATCAAGGCATTCAAGCGCTTGGTCTGTGCATGAATGTGACAGACACGGCCAGCATGGATGCGGCGCTCGATCGCATCGCTTCGGAGCTCGGCGGCCCCCCGTCGATTCTCGTCAACAATGCCGGCGTCACCCGGGACAACCTGATGATGCGCATGAAAGACGAGGAGTGGGATACGATCATCGCTACCAATCTGAGCGCCGTTTTTCACCTGACCAAGCGCTGCATGCGCGCGATGACCAAGGCGCGCCATGGCCGGATCATCAATATCACCTCGGTGGTGGGTTTCAGCGGGAATGCCGGGCAGACCAACTATGCCGCTGCCAAGGCTGGGTTGGTCGGTTTTTCCAAGTCGCTGGCGCGGGAGATTGGCGCGCGCGGCGTGACGGTCAACTGCGTGGCGCCGGGCTTTATCGACACCGACATGACAAGTTCCCTGCCAGAATCGCACCGCGAAGCGCTGCTCGCGAACATTCCGCTCGGTCGTCTTGGCCAGGCCGAGGAAGTCGCCGCCGCCGTTGCCTTTCTGGCGTCGCCGCAGGCCGGGTACATTACCGGCGAGACGGTGCATGTCAATGGCGGGATGCTAATGGGGTAG